TATCAAACAGATTTGTAGTTTAGCAGAATATAAATAAGAATGATTCTGGAAAGTGTCATAGAGCGGGTTGTGGAACAACAGAGCATAGTCATTGCTAACCGCGATACAGGCTTACCGAGGGAGCTGGTTCCCGCTGTGCAAAGCCTCGCATCGCACGCTCTGATCATTTCGGGTGTGAGGCGTTGCGGAAAGAGCACCCTATTGATGCAGATGATGAAAGGGATGAAGGAGGAGACAGTCTATCTTAATTTTGAGTCTCCCCGGTTGTACGGATTCTCCCTGAATGATTTTTCCCGTCTGGATCATGTGATCAGGCGCAGTGGGACGGGCACGCTGTTCTTCGATGAAATACAACTGGTACAGGGGTGGGAGATGTACGTCAGGCAAAAACTGGACGAAGGCTTCCGGGTGATAATCACCGGATCGAATGCCTCGTTGCTCAGCCAGGAGATGGGCTCTAAACTCACTGGCCGTCACATCACACAGGAACTTTTCCCTTTCTCTTACAGCGAATTTCTTACCTTCAGGGACGAAGGCCCTTCGGCAGAAAGCCTGGGAGCCTATATGATCACCGGCGGTTTTCCCGAGTACGTAAAAAGCGGAGACCCGGAGCAGCTGGCCACGCTTTTCAACGACGTACTCATTCGCGATATCGTAGCACGTTACGGGATCAGGGACATCAGGAGTCTGCAGCGGCTCGCCTCGTATCTTTTATCAAATACCGGCAACCGTGTCACGGCGACAAAGCTGAAACAACCGCTTTCGATCGGAGCCACCAGCACGGTTTTAAGCTGGTTTTCGCACCTGGAGATGTCCTGCCTGGTTTCCCTTATGCCCATGTATGGCGATTCCGTAAAAGCTCAAATGATCAATCCCCGCAAGGTGTACGCCATTGATCCTGGGCTGGTGGAGGCGATATCGGTTTCCATGTCGGAAGATGCCGGCCGGAAGCTGGAAAATGTGGTATTTTTGCATTTAAGGAGAAAGTACCGTGAGCTGTATTATTTTGATGAACAGGGTGAGTGTGATTTCGTGGCCATGGAT
The Bacteroidales bacterium DNA segment above includes these coding regions:
- a CDS encoding ATP-binding protein, which translates into the protein MILESVIERVVEQQSIVIANRDTGLPRELVPAVQSLASHALIISGVRRCGKSTLLMQMMKGMKEETVYLNFESPRLYGFSLNDFSRLDHVIRRSGTGTLFFDEIQLVQGWEMYVRQKLDEGFRVIITGSNASLLSQEMGSKLTGRHITQELFPFSYSEFLTFRDEGPSAESLGAYMITGGFPEYVKSGDPEQLATLFNDVLIRDIVARYGIRDIRSLQRLASYLLSNTGNRVTATKLKQPLSIGATSTVLSWFSHLEMSCLVSLMPMYGDSVKAQMINPRKVYAIDPGLVEAISVSMSEDAGRKLENVVFLHLRRKYRELYYFDEQGECDFVAMDRGAVAEIVQVCYDLTPDNLDRELNGLMRAMKRFGKSRAIIVTFSGRDRIGKDSFEIDVVPAWEYLTGSSKISEQRTANNE